TGATGACTGTATCCAATCTCGGAGTGTGTTTCGGTCCTACTCTTCTTCGAGCAGAAGAAGAAACTGTTGCTGCCATTATGGATATCAAATTTGGGAATGTTGTTGTAGAAATACTTATAGAAAATTGGAAGCAGTTCTTATCAAACGAACAGACGCAACAACCTGAATCATCCTCTGCCAGTAGTCAAAAAGATTTAAAGGGCAATAATTCTGGATCCTTAACTGTTTTGCCTCTTGGGGCAAATATTCCTTCCCCCAGGATTATGTCTCCTCATCGCCCTCCTCCTCCATATCATCCTCCTCCACCTCCTTTAGGAGTTGCAACTCTAGCTCATGCTGTGATATATAATAATGGTCCGAAGCAGGTATGACTTAAGGTTCATTATAAAAATCCAGagaatataggtatatatatgtaggttcAAATCACGAATCGTTCTCCACCACAAGATACCTCAAGCTATCAGTCTGCTACTTGGGAAAGGACACTTAGAGTATCTTCACAGACAAATCTAGTCCCAGTTCCAGCAGGATCCGCTCCTCATCACACATCATCTGGATTAACTGGTCCCCCAAGGACTGTCCATTCTTCTCTTTCGAATTTATCAAACGCCTCTGCATCTACAGCTCCTCTTTCATCAATTATGTCCAGTTATGACCATCAAACCTATTCAACGATTAAATCAACCtcttcaacaaatttaaaaagtgtcCAAAGACATTCCACTACTGGCGGTGCGATTCAGGCCTTAggtatttatattcaatttggaTGAGTTATGTTACTACTATtatcaaatctttttaaatcaaCACTAATTAATAGGCTTGTCATCTGCGGCTGCTCTGTCTTCATCCGGCCAAGTATCTTTATCACGACCAGCCCAAATATGTAGTTCCTCATCTTCATCAATGGAGTCTTTACATTCCACTTCCTCTATGAAGGAAATGGCGTCAAAAATATCTGCTCAAAAGAGTTCTCctaattgtaagcattttcgaCTCCGTCCACATCCTCCTTCCAGAATTAGTAATTCACACTTACAGATTGCTAGACACTTAAATCGTAAGTATGGCATACTGTACAGTTAATAACAAATCTTAATTTGCATCAATAAATACAGGTTTGACTCCAACTATGGAAATAAGAAAAGTTAGAACATTATATGCTTGTGTTGGTGAGCGAGAGCCTGAATTATCTTTCGAACCAAATCAAATCATCACAAGTAGTAagttttagtttattaaaaagtgtgatTACAAGATATCTAATCTTTGTTCGTGTTGATAGTTCGTCCTTCATTTGAACCAGGATGGCTTGAAGGTTGCTTAGATGGAAAAGTAGGTCTAGTCCCAGAGAACTATGTTGAGTATATCTCTTAACTCTTCCTTCTAATACACATTTGTCAAGATGAGGACGAAGAAGGACGTCTTTATCTTTGGggatatagatatatttttatttgtacagtTTTTGCACTGCAAAATgagataatttataatgtgaTAAAGTCATCATAAATAGAGCCCTATTTATGCTTGTAAATacttcaaatcaaataatatatttttctatgaaaaaaaaaaaattatacatgattcctttgactttttttttaaatgtattatttagttAATGATTATAGTTTGTCattagaatacatatatatagatatatatacggaaaattagtaaatatgaaataaaacgaggaataattatttttttattattgaattaatgacTACGGTACTATGCAGGTACGTTCTCGACTTTACATTTATGGTATGAGGTACTCTAGTACTAAGCAGTTTTGCAAATTGTCTACGgcagtagatttttttaatatatgtacaccaTAACGTATTTCCCTGTTGAATTCaacacaattattttgaataaattcaatatgAGGATATACATAGCAATTTGGCTTGTAGCTTTATTCATGACTTGTGCTTGTGCCTTCAATTACGATGAAGCATATTCAAAACTCAAGACTCGAATCTCTCTTATTAAGTCAAAGTGTGGTGAGGTTTGTGATACAGATATTAAGAGTTCGAGAAAAGGAAAGTATTTTGAGGAAGTCCAAAAAGAAGTAGACTGTAAATCCATCTTTGAAATTGACGAAGGAGAATCGGTCTTCCCTATTGCAcctaaaaaagtaacattttatcCTATTCTTTTcatgaatacatacatatttataaatatatcgatattttattaatagatccCCAAATTTATGAGGAATTATTATAACTACAATGAGAGAATTCAAATGTCAGATTCCTATATGTACAGTGAACCTTCTCAACCCTATGAGGAAACTTGGACCAAAGAAAACATAGAAGAAAGCCGTAAATTATTCAGAGATGACTTAATGTTGGGAAGTTATGGAGCAAAGAGTGTAAATGAAATAGCGGAAATGCTTAAAAACTATGGTAATTGTTCAGAGGCACGAGTCCTTGTAATCGGATCTCAGGTAATCGATCATTTTAAGTATAACAATTCTCTTGGAATGgcactttttattatgtaagcCATGTTGTTGatgaatattaaatagtataatagaaattagatttaaagtatttatgcTTTACTTCAGAGTCCATGGATAGAAGCCATTCTACTTGAGCACAATGTAAAGGAAATCGTAACTCTGGAATACTCTGATATAGTCACCACTCATCCTAAAATAAAGCCCATTCTTCCTCACGAATTTAATCGACAATATTTATCGGGAGAGTTGAAACCATTCGATCTCACtgttagtttttcaagtttGGAGCATAGTGTAagtctatataataattaacatgtTAGGTATGTCAGCATACAGTATTAATTTCACCATTATTATCTACAGGGCCTTGGTCGTTATGGTGACCCATTGAATCCATGGGGAGATCTCATTACCATGGCACGAACATGGTGTGCCACAAAAAAAGGTGGGAGAGCCTTGATTGGAGTTCCAACTGGGATTGaggatgaaattattttcaatgctGCAAAAATATACGGACCACTTCAGTATTCGCATTTGTTTGCGAATTGGAAGCCCATCTATTCTAATTCGAATCCTGATCGTTTTTATAAATCCTCTTGTAAATGGTGTTATCAACCTTTGTTCGTTgttgagaaataaattttgaagataattaattctGAAAAGGATACacctatacttatattataaatagattttggaaaaaataaataaattttaggggatttttgaataattaagtaACAAAAAACTCTTCATTTATTCCCAATCcataatattgatattgttttGGATAAGGCCAtacattggtttttttttttgtttatgttattttttgattccAAATCCTTTCTGACTTAAAAATGTgtgttttggatttatttttatctaacttTATTGTAAGATGagacatattttacataaattttaatatttattatcgaTATAAGTCATGTCACTCTCATTTACTTTGGTTCATAATAGGATTTATTCTTCGCTTTATTCATgtaaaaggaaatattaatattcattgatATGCAGTACCTACTACCAAGTGCAATTGTAGTTGTTGTTGGTCTAGCTTCAAAATACACATCTTGTTTTACtcagcaaatttatttttgtcggAACAAATAATATATGCTTTGACATCATACTACCTATTCGTTTAAATATACGTATGTGTCGTTCTAAATAGTATTAAGTTAtcaatatctacaaaaaaaactgGAACATAAGTAAATCAATGATATTCAACTCATTGATACCAATAATTTGTAAgtaaaattgtttattcataTGCATAATTGTTTGATTCACGAATATAAAAGAGAGTACATTAATTTCTTTGGCtggggaaaaatataatttaaatgaatattactCATAATATCAGGAATATTATAAGTTTGACAATGTACCATCAACAAACtagtaatgatatatatatattagatttagTATCATAAATGAATCTGAAGAGGATCATTTTAGgacattgaattataaattacatcattctAAATTACATCTGACGAGTTTCTTACAGGGAGCAAGAGCTTCATAATTGCAATCATCATTTGCAACCAATCTCTTTGTACAACCTCAAATCTGGAATGTGGCATCAGCTCTCGAGCCATTTCTCGACTCACCAAGAGAATCAACGGAATTAAGTCAAAATGTGGCGAAGTTTGTAATACAAACGTAACATCATTATCTGATAAAGATGAATActttaaaagaatacaaaaggATTTTGACTGTCATTCCCTATTTAGTATAAAAGAAGGGATTTCAGAATTTAATGTTCCACTCAAAGAAGTAAATTATGTGTAATATTGATTACACAGGAATCTGAATCtcatgtccttttttattcattacagatccctgaatttttaaaaaactattattcatataatgatAGAATCCCTTTGACTAATGTCTATATGAGGGATGAGAGTAGCGATATGCCGGATTGGGTATGGAATACAGAGACGATAGAAAGCTTTCAagtaaaaattcgaaaaaatgagTTTAAGGGGCCCTATGGATATGAATCTGTGAAGAATCTTAGTCAAGTTTTAAAGGACCATACAGTACTAGATGGCGCACGAGTATTAGTCATTGGTTCACaggtatgtagatatatttataagtatttgcaataatatgtacatatgatatattagttattactctGTCATAACTTGTCCTTATTCAAGCTTATGTGTTTTTTTCGCGCTTCGTGTTAGATAGCATGTACAAAGTATTAAAAGTTAGAATATCATTTTAatgatttgattttgttttgttttctcatACGTTTTGGATCTTATAAATGgtggtttaaaaatatttgattaatcatTCGTGATTTTACTTAAAggtagaaataaaaattcaaactacTGTGGGTACTAAATGTTAAAGACTTGGAAAACAGAACTagtgttacatatatatatatatatattttgcttatatttcaaatttt
The sequence above is drawn from the Lepeophtheirus salmonis chromosome 5, UVic_Lsal_1.4, whole genome shotgun sequence genome and encodes:
- the LOC121118637 gene encoding uncharacterized protein, which encodes MIFNSLIPIIWSKSFIIAIIICNQSLCTTSNLECGISSRAISRLTKRINGIKSKCGEVCNTNVTSLSDKDEYFKRIQKDFDCHSLFSIKEGISEFNVPLKEIPEFLKNYYSYNDRIPLTNVYMRDESSDMPDWVWNTETIESFQVKIRKNEFKGPYGYESVKNLSQVLKDHTVLDGARVLVIGSQSPWIEAILLDHNVKEIVTLEYSEIVTTHPKIKPVLPQEFNRQYLSGELEPFDLTVSFSSLEHSGLGRYGDPLNPWGDLITMARTWCTTKKGGRALIGVPTGIEDEIIFNAAKIYGPLQYSHLFANWKPIYSNSNPDRFYKSSCKWCYQPLFVVEK
- the LOC121117311 gene encoding uncharacterized protein: MYTITYFPVEFNTIILNKFNMRIYIAIWLVALFMTCACAFNYDEAYSKLKTRISLIKSKCGEVCDTDIKSSRKGKYFEEVQKEVDCKSIFEIDEGESVFPIAPKKIPKFMRNYYNYNERIQMSDSYMYSEPSQPYEETWTKENIEESRKLFRDDLMLGSYGAKSVNEIAEMLKNYGNCSEARVLVIGSQSPWIEAILLEHNVKEIVTLEYSDIVTTHPKIKPILPHEFNRQYLSGELKPFDLTVSFSSLEHSGLGRYGDPLNPWGDLITMARTWCATKKGGRALIGVPTGIEDEIIFNAAKIYGPLQYSHLFANWKPIYSNSNPDRFYKSSCKWCYQPLFVVEK